In the Sediminibacter sp. Hel_I_10 genome, one interval contains:
- a CDS encoding ZIP family metal transporter, producing the protein MTLIVILAVSFALLLGALWGIYGNLSKKTEGFLVAVAGGALMVSAILELIEPSIEKSSIVWSLVFVLLGAAIFCVLDYFIKKKWGSDSGGGLLAAITLDGIPENLALGVALIGANPMAAAALSGSIFLSNLPEAAGGAKEMAEQDISKKTILLLWGGTAVLLSACAFIGNQLLSHVSEGVLADIRCFAAGAVIASLAIEVFPKAFKKDSYYSGIATALGVVLAMYLNSL; encoded by the coding sequence ATGACACTAATTGTGATTTTGGCGGTTTCTTTTGCTCTTCTTTTGGGTGCATTATGGGGTATTTACGGTAATCTATCTAAAAAGACCGAAGGTTTTCTTGTGGCAGTCGCAGGAGGTGCCCTTATGGTTTCTGCAATATTAGAGCTTATAGAGCCTTCTATTGAAAAATCGTCAATAGTTTGGTCATTGGTATTTGTATTGCTGGGTGCCGCTATCTTTTGTGTGTTGGATTATTTTATAAAGAAAAAATGGGGCAGTGATAGTGGAGGAGGCCTCTTAGCAGCGATAACACTAGATGGAATACCAGAAAATCTCGCCTTAGGTGTGGCTCTTATTGGAGCAAATCCAATGGCAGCAGCAGCCCTATCAGGTTCTATTTTTTTGTCTAATCTTCCAGAAGCGGCCGGAGGTGCTAAGGAAATGGCAGAACAGGATATTTCGAAAAAAACTATTTTGCTATTATGGGGTGGCACTGCGGTATTGCTTTCAGCTTGTGCCTTCATTGGCAATCAACTGTTGTCTCATGTTTCAGAAGGTGTGTTGGCAGATATCCGATGCTTTGCCGCTGGTGCCGTGATTGCCTCGCTTGCTATTGAAGTATTTCCCAAAGCCTTTAAAAAAGATAGTTATTATTCTGGTATTGCTACAGCTCTTGGCGTAGTGCTTGCCATGTATTTAAACAGCTTATAA
- the recR gene encoding recombination mediator RecR has translation MEFSSKLLGNAVNEMSQLPGIGKRTALRLVLHLLRQPKEQTLSFTSALSTMRTEIKLCKKCYNISDHDLCDICANPNRLDDIVCVVEDIRDVMAIENTSSFRGLYHVLGGKISPMDGIGPNDLNIQPLVDKVKSGTVKELIFALGSTMEGDTTNFYIYRQIQDFGVKTSTIARGISVGNELEYTDEVTLGRSIINRIPFEGSLKS, from the coding sequence CGAAATGTCACAATTACCAGGTATTGGTAAGCGTACCGCTTTAAGACTAGTGCTTCACCTATTGCGGCAACCAAAAGAACAAACACTCAGTTTTACAAGTGCCTTGAGTACCATGCGTACAGAGATCAAACTTTGTAAAAAGTGCTATAATATTAGTGACCATGACCTTTGTGATATTTGCGCAAACCCCAACCGGCTGGATGATATTGTTTGCGTTGTGGAAGACATTAGAGACGTGATGGCCATAGAGAACACCAGTTCTTTTAGAGGTCTTTACCATGTGCTTGGCGGAAAAATTTCTCCTATGGATGGTATTGGCCCAAATGATTTGAACATTCAACCTTTAGTAGACAAAGTGAAATCTGGGACGGTAAAAGAGCTCATTTTTGCCTTGGGATCTACTATGGAAGGCGATACTACCAACTTCTATATTTACAGACAAATTCAAGACTTTGGAGTAAAAACCTCGACTATTGCTCGTGGTATTTCTGTAGGTAATGAATTAGAATACACAGACGAAGTGACTTTAGGCCGAAGCATTATCAATCGCATTCCTTTTGAAGGCTCCCTAAAATCTTAA
- a CDS encoding glycosyltransferase family 2 protein, translated as MKLSVVILNYNVRYFLELCLKSVEAALVGISAEIIVVDNASKDESCDMVESKFPKVKLIQNTENLGFSKGNNQGVAVAKGEYICILNPDTVVAEDSFKILLNFAEDQPNMGILGCKLIDGQGQFLPESKRHIPTPKVSVEKMLGRTDGYYVPELANDAIGTVDILVGAFMVLKKEVYDRVGGFDEDYFMYGDDIDLSYKILKLGYQNMYNGQTTVIHYKGESTLKDKVYAQRFYGAMQIFYKKHFKSNLGFNMLVWLGVRAATLMQKPEKTSNKRQKHAVFISKDKHSALEKVFGTNLKVSANLENYQKHTTYILDNNHLSFKQMIATLEHAPKNSDVTFKILPKSSNFILGSNSAKHQGEVLSF; from the coding sequence TTGAAACTTTCAGTCGTCATCCTCAACTATAATGTACGCTACTTTTTAGAACTCTGTCTTAAGAGTGTAGAAGCTGCATTGGTTGGTATTTCCGCTGAAATCATCGTGGTGGATAATGCTTCAAAAGATGAAAGCTGCGATATGGTTGAAAGTAAATTTCCTAAGGTCAAGTTGATACAAAACACTGAGAATCTTGGTTTTTCTAAAGGAAACAATCAAGGTGTTGCTGTAGCTAAAGGAGAATATATTTGTATTCTTAATCCCGATACTGTAGTTGCTGAAGACAGCTTTAAAATTCTTTTGAACTTTGCCGAAGATCAGCCTAATATGGGGATTTTAGGTTGCAAATTGATTGATGGTCAAGGTCAATTTTTACCGGAGAGCAAACGTCATATCCCAACACCTAAAGTTTCCGTAGAAAAAATGTTAGGCCGTACAGATGGCTATTACGTGCCAGAACTTGCTAATGACGCTATAGGCACCGTAGATATTTTAGTAGGTGCTTTTATGGTATTGAAAAAAGAAGTTTATGATCGTGTTGGCGGTTTTGATGAAGATTATTTTATGTACGGTGATGACATAGACCTCTCTTATAAGATTCTAAAATTAGGATATCAAAACATGTATAATGGCCAAACTACGGTCATTCATTACAAGGGAGAAAGTACCTTAAAAGATAAAGTCTATGCACAACGTTTTTATGGCGCCATGCAAATATTTTATAAAAAGCATTTCAAGTCCAATTTAGGATTCAATATGCTTGTTTGGCTGGGCGTTCGCGCGGCAACCTTAATGCAAAAACCAGAAAAGACGAGCAATAAGAGGCAAAAGCATGCTGTATTTATTTCAAAAGACAAACATAGCGCCCTAGAAAAGGTTTTTGGTACTAATTTGAAAGTAAGTGCCAACTTAGAAAACTATCAAAAGCACACCACCTATATTCTTGATAATAATCACCTCAGTTTTAAACAGATGATCGCCACACTGGAGCATGCGCCCAAAAATAGCGACGTGACATTTAAAATTCTACCAAAAAGCTCTAACTTTATCCTCGGAAGCAATAGCGCTAAGCATCAAGGCGAAGTCCTAAGCTTCTAA
- a CDS encoding dihydrolipoamide acetyltransferase family protein, with translation MAKFELKLPKMGESVAEATITSWLKEVGDTIEADEAVFEIATDKVDSEVPSEVDGVLIEKLYNVDDVVKVGETIAIIEIEGEGSNQGSSETGSASENQEEEHEPAAVAEVSKSVEKAKESTAPVTSSDERFYSPLVKNIAQKENISQDELDAIEGTGKDNRVTKNDILDYVEGRNSKPASKAQDTTSAPKLATQKTSSPAKQQASPVVASGDDEIIEMTRMGKLVAHHMVQSVQTSAHVQSFIEADVTNIWNWRKKVKSDFAKREGENLTFTPIFMEAVAKALRDFPMMNISLQGETIVKKKHINLGMAAALPDGNLIVPVIKDADQLNLVGMTKKVNDLALRARENKLKPDDIQGGTYTVTNVGTFGSIMGTPIINQPQVGILALGAIRKVPAVVETPDGDFIGIRYRMFLSHSYDHRVVNGALGGQFVKAVKDYLEAWDANREI, from the coding sequence ATGGCAAAATTTGAACTCAAACTCCCAAAAATGGGCGAAAGTGTTGCGGAAGCAACGATAACCTCATGGCTTAAAGAAGTTGGCGATACCATTGAAGCTGATGAAGCCGTTTTTGAAATTGCTACAGACAAGGTGGATAGCGAGGTACCAAGTGAAGTAGATGGTGTACTTATCGAAAAACTTTATAATGTAGACGACGTCGTTAAAGTAGGAGAAACCATTGCCATTATTGAGATTGAAGGCGAAGGCTCTAATCAGGGTTCAAGTGAAACTGGATCTGCTTCTGAGAATCAAGAGGAAGAACACGAGCCAGCAGCTGTTGCAGAAGTTTCAAAATCTGTAGAAAAAGCAAAAGAAAGCACCGCGCCAGTAACAAGTTCTGATGAGCGTTTTTATTCTCCATTAGTTAAGAATATTGCTCAAAAAGAAAATATTTCTCAAGACGAGCTTGATGCAATTGAAGGCACCGGTAAAGACAACCGTGTTACCAAAAATGATATTTTAGATTACGTAGAAGGTAGAAATTCAAAACCAGCCTCTAAAGCTCAAGACACAACATCTGCACCTAAATTAGCTACCCAAAAAACAAGTTCACCAGCTAAACAACAAGCATCACCTGTAGTTGCTTCTGGAGATGATGAGATTATTGAAATGACCAGAATGGGCAAACTTGTAGCGCATCACATGGTACAATCTGTTCAAACTTCTGCACACGTACAAAGCTTTATAGAAGCCGATGTTACCAATATTTGGAACTGGCGTAAAAAAGTAAAATCAGATTTCGCCAAACGAGAAGGTGAGAATTTGACCTTCACTCCTATTTTTATGGAAGCTGTAGCAAAAGCATTGCGTGATTTCCCGATGATGAACATCTCTCTACAAGGAGAGACCATTGTTAAGAAAAAACACATCAACTTAGGGATGGCAGCAGCATTACCAGACGGTAACCTAATTGTTCCCGTTATTAAGGATGCTGATCAGCTTAATCTTGTGGGCATGACCAAAAAAGTAAATGACCTTGCTTTACGTGCCAGAGAAAACAAATTAAAACCAGACGATATCCAAGGAGGCACCTATACTGTGACCAACGTAGGCACTTTTGGCAGCATCATGGGCACACCAATTATAAATCAACCACAAGTGGGTATTCTTGCACTTGGTGCTATTAGAAAAGTCCCTGCGGTTGTAGAAACTCCTGATGGCGATTTTATAGGCATACGTTACCGCATGTTCCTTTCGCATTCTTATGATCACCGCGTAGTTAATGGTGCTCTTGGAGGACAATTTGTAAAGGCGGTCAAAGATTATTTAGAAGCTTGGGATGCTAATCGCGAGATATAA